From Sediminibacterium sp. TEGAF015, a single genomic window includes:
- a CDS encoding S8 family peptidase — MIRGNVLAILIGMGFTYSSIAQTETPKGWHLMDLETNQLHGISLKKAYDLLQQKNKKSQTVIVAVLDSGVDTTHEDLKEILWKNPKEIPGNGIDDDKNGYIDDVFGWNFLGGKNGKSLKKAGDERARVYHRWKDQFLGKSIDTSQLAPQQKLNYKMWLKAAGELNFSQEEMTELMFIEVTAKALRRHDKVLRLEMGVDEYSCEKLEKFEPITKSGKDAKLGFLTVMKMLQMDPEEKNTLALKELDEYIEGKKAAFESREVAPHNYRAEIVGDNYFDFNDRFYGNNDVMGPGPTHGTHVSGIIAAKRNNNIGVDGVADQVKLMTLRIVPDGDEYDKDVALAIRYAVDNGAKIINMSFGKSFSPEKPWVDSAIRYAEQRDVLLIHASGNDAENIDSVENFPNPWLTPWKTFAKNYITVGASSDLSIGPSIAADFSSYGKTQVDLFAPGVKIYSTTPGGNNYGNLKGTSMATPIVTGIAAILKSYFPQLTATEIKSIIEQSVIKPDASIACIKPGSEMEKVPFEYLSKTGGIANAYNAVKTALEYKPVIAVKNANASKK, encoded by the coding sequence ATGATTCGCGGAAATGTGCTTGCCATTCTAATAGGAATGGGTTTTACCTATTCTTCAATTGCTCAAACGGAGACTCCCAAAGGCTGGCATCTGATGGATTTAGAAACCAATCAGTTGCATGGAATCAGCTTAAAAAAAGCCTATGATTTATTGCAGCAAAAAAATAAAAAATCACAGACAGTAATTGTAGCTGTACTTGACTCTGGTGTTGACACTACACATGAAGACCTGAAAGAAATACTGTGGAAGAATCCCAAAGAGATTCCTGGCAATGGTATTGATGATGATAAAAACGGCTACATTGATGATGTATTTGGATGGAATTTTTTAGGGGGGAAAAATGGCAAAAGTCTTAAAAAGGCAGGTGACGAAAGAGCACGTGTATACCATAGATGGAAAGATCAGTTTTTGGGGAAGTCCATTGATACTTCGCAATTAGCCCCTCAGCAAAAACTGAATTACAAAATGTGGCTAAAAGCCGCTGGAGAATTGAATTTCAGTCAGGAAGAAATGACTGAACTAATGTTTATAGAAGTAACAGCAAAAGCACTGAGAAGACACGATAAGGTTTTAAGGCTGGAAATGGGGGTAGATGAATATAGCTGTGAAAAGTTGGAAAAATTTGAACCAATCACTAAATCCGGTAAAGACGCCAAACTGGGATTCTTAACAGTAATGAAAATGCTGCAAATGGATCCCGAAGAGAAAAATACACTTGCACTGAAAGAGCTGGATGAATATATTGAAGGAAAAAAAGCGGCTTTTGAATCCAGAGAAGTGGCGCCTCATAACTACAGAGCAGAAATTGTTGGCGATAATTATTTTGACTTCAATGATCGTTTTTACGGGAACAATGATGTGATGGGGCCAGGTCCTACACACGGGACACATGTATCTGGTATAATTGCGGCAAAAAGAAACAACAATATCGGAGTTGATGGAGTTGCAGACCAGGTTAAACTAATGACTTTGCGAATAGTCCCGGATGGTGACGAATACGATAAAGATGTTGCATTGGCAATCAGGTATGCAGTAGACAATGGCGCTAAAATCATCAACATGAGTTTTGGCAAATCCTTCTCTCCAGAAAAACCATGGGTCGACAGTGCTATCAGGTATGCAGAACAAAGAGATGTTTTACTTATTCATGCTTCCGGTAACGATGCAGAAAATATTGATTCCGTAGAAAACTTTCCTAACCCATGGCTGACTCCCTGGAAAACATTTGCGAAGAACTATATTACTGTAGGAGCCAGCAGCGACTTAAGCATAGGACCAAGTATAGCTGCAGATTTCAGTAGTTACGGAAAAACACAGGTAGATTTATTTGCACCCGGCGTTAAAATTTATTCAACCACACCCGGAGGAAATAACTATGGAAATTTAAAGGGTACTAGTATGGCAACACCAATTGTTACCGGTATTGCAGCAATTTTAAAGTCCTATTTTCCACAACTCACAGCTACCGAAATTAAAAGCATCATAGAACAATCTGTCATTAAACCAGACGCTTCCATTGCCTGCATTAAACCAGGATCAGAAATGGAAAAAGTTCCTTTTGAGTATTTGTCAAAAACAGGAGGTATTGCAAACGCATATAATGCTGTAAAAACAGCATTGGAATACAAACCTGTTATTGCTGTAAAAAACGCTAACGCTTCAAAAAAATAA
- a CDS encoding DinB family protein produces MAKPLPGDYPSYFSGYIQKVEQDTIPELVNTLSHPLTYFFLNLPEEKATYSYAADKWTLKDMLQHIIDTERIMQYRLLRVARNDKTPLPGFDENQYATSADANKRSFVELKEEFKSLRKSTDLLLKSLDETQLQHIGNASNHPVTANAIAFIIFGHLLHHKQIIEERYL; encoded by the coding sequence ATGGCTAAACCTTTACCAGGAGATTATCCCTCCTACTTTAGCGGCTATATTCAGAAAGTAGAGCAGGATACTATTCCCGAATTGGTGAATACCCTGTCTCACCCTTTAACTTATTTCTTTTTGAATTTACCGGAAGAAAAAGCAACATACAGTTATGCAGCTGATAAATGGACTTTAAAAGACATGCTTCAGCACATTATTGATACGGAAAGAATTATGCAGTATCGTCTATTGCGGGTAGCAAGGAATGACAAGACTCCGTTACCAGGTTTCGACGAAAACCAATATGCAACCTCTGCTGATGCCAACAAAAGATCCTTTGTTGAACTAAAAGAAGAATTTAAATCTTTAAGAAAATCTACTGATTTATTGCTGAAATCATTAGATGAAACACAACTACAGCATATCGGAAATGCCAGCAATCATCCTGTAACGGCTAATGCAATTGCCTTTATTATTTTCGGACACCTGCTGCATCATAAACAAATTATCGAAGAAAGATATTTATAA
- a CDS encoding YceI family protein: MKKIALALLGTAFLAGIYSFTTVNKTMDVVTYKVEAGKSRVDWVGSKKNDFHTGYFTVKSGAVQVNNGKVTGGEFVIDLANLKVTDGAGAKLEGHLKTGDFFDVAKYGEATYKISNVTYADENNATISGTLNLKGASLPVSFNAAIRSADEKGLFAEAFFSMDRTLFGINYGIGNIAKDVQVAVHLFATK; encoded by the coding sequence ATGAAAAAAATTGCATTAGCGCTGTTAGGTACAGCTTTTTTAGCGGGTATTTATTCATTTACTACAGTGAATAAAACAATGGATGTAGTTACTTACAAAGTGGAAGCTGGTAAAAGCCGAGTTGACTGGGTTGGCTCTAAGAAAAATGATTTTCATACCGGATATTTTACTGTAAAGAGCGGAGCAGTTCAGGTGAATAATGGCAAAGTAACCGGCGGTGAGTTTGTAATTGATTTGGCAAATTTAAAAGTAACTGACGGTGCAGGCGCAAAGTTGGAAGGTCACTTAAAAACTGGTGATTTCTTTGATGTAGCTAAGTACGGTGAAGCTACTTACAAAATCAGCAATGTAACCTATGCTGATGAGAACAACGCAACCATCAGCGGAACTTTAAATTTAAAAGGTGCAAGTTTACCAGTTAGTTTCAATGCTGCTATCAGAAGTGCTGATGAAAAGGGATTGTTTGCTGAAGCATTCTTCTCTATGGACAGAACTTTATTTGGTATTAATTACGGAATAGGAAATATTGCTAAAGATGTACAGGTAGCGGTACACTTATTTGCTACTAAATAA
- the sucC gene encoding ADP-forming succinate--CoA ligase subunit beta: MNLHEYQAKELLKKYQVPVQEGIAVDTVMAAEEAYRQIKTQTGNNFAVVKAQIHAGGRGKGKIVGTEQRGVAVAKSAEDVTNIAKNILGGTLVTIQTGEAGKKVNKILVAQDVYYPGPNPVKEFYLSILLDRAKGMNVVMYSTEGGMDIEEVAHNTPDKIFKEWVHPGGGLQGFQARKIAFNLGLSGEAFKSCVKFVTNLYNAYVGLDCGMLEINPLFKTSDEKIIAVDCKMNIDDNALMRHADVAALRDVTEEDPTEVEAGQYNLNFVKLDGNVGCMVNGAGLAMATMDMIKLSGGEPANFLDVGGTANAQTVEAGFRIIMKDPNVKAILINIFGGIVRCDRVAAGVIEAYNKLGNINIPIIVRLQGTNAVEAKKLIDESGLKVQSAIQLSEAAALVKQAVA, translated from the coding sequence ATGAATCTTCATGAGTACCAGGCAAAAGAATTACTCAAAAAATACCAAGTTCCCGTGCAGGAAGGTATTGCAGTAGATACGGTGATGGCCGCAGAGGAAGCTTACCGTCAAATTAAAACCCAGACCGGAAATAATTTCGCAGTAGTGAAAGCCCAGATTCATGCTGGTGGTCGCGGAAAAGGGAAAATTGTGGGAACCGAACAAAGAGGGGTTGCCGTAGCAAAAAGCGCTGAAGATGTAACCAATATCGCAAAAAATATTCTTGGAGGCACATTGGTTACCATCCAAACCGGCGAAGCGGGAAAAAAAGTAAATAAAATATTGGTTGCTCAGGACGTGTACTATCCTGGCCCGAATCCTGTAAAGGAATTCTACTTGTCTATTTTATTAGACCGTGCAAAAGGAATGAATGTAGTTATGTACAGTACAGAGGGTGGAATGGATATTGAAGAAGTGGCTCACAATACACCGGATAAGATTTTTAAAGAGTGGGTTCACCCTGGCGGTGGCTTGCAAGGTTTCCAGGCAAGAAAAATTGCTTTCAATCTTGGTTTAAGCGGAGAAGCCTTTAAAAGCTGTGTAAAGTTTGTGACCAACCTTTATAATGCATATGTTGGTCTGGATTGTGGCATGTTAGAAATTAACCCATTGTTTAAGACCAGCGATGAGAAAATCATTGCAGTTGACTGTAAAATGAACATTGATGACAACGCACTAATGCGTCATGCAGATGTTGCTGCCTTAAGAGATGTAACTGAAGAAGATCCAACTGAAGTTGAAGCTGGTCAGTACAACCTGAACTTTGTTAAACTAGACGGTAACGTAGGATGTATGGTAAATGGTGCAGGTTTAGCAATGGCAACCATGGATATGATTAAACTAAGTGGTGGTGAACCTGCTAACTTCCTGGATGTAGGTGGTACCGCTAATGCACAGACAGTTGAAGCTGGTTTCAGAATCATCATGAAAGATCCAAATGTAAAAGCGATCCTGATCAATATCTTTGGTGGCATCGTAAGATGTGATCGTGTGGCTGCAGGAGTGATTGAAGCCTATAATAAGTTGGGAAATATCAATATCCCAATTATTGTAAGATTGCAGGGAACCAATGCTGTTGAAGCTAAAAAATTAATTGATGAAAGCGGATTAAAAGTACAGTCTGCCATTCAGTTAAGCGAAGCTGCTGCACTAGTAAAACAGGCCGTAGCCTAA
- a CDS encoding SprT-like domain-containing protein — protein sequence MAATEHPLKDLAEFLPEGSFDFVVQYLYQYKVHLTVARSRKTVLGDYRHAFRGNNHRISVNGNLNKYEFLITLLHELAHLLTFEQFKNTVPAHGKEWKRLYSQLLVHFVQLKVFPDDIVKALEKSIISPAATANGETELLKVLRKYNPHIPEGVCLLCDVPVGTVFMISNGKIFKKGDLRRKRFVCTEIKTGLLYTISAITEIKPIINRQGQ from the coding sequence ATGGCGGCAACTGAACATCCGCTGAAAGACCTTGCTGAGTTCTTGCCTGAAGGCAGTTTTGATTTTGTAGTACAATATCTTTACCAGTATAAAGTACACTTAACTGTTGCAAGAAGCCGCAAAACCGTTCTAGGAGATTACCGTCATGCCTTTCGTGGAAATAACCACCGGATTAGTGTTAACGGGAATCTGAATAAGTATGAGTTCCTGATTACTTTACTTCATGAATTGGCCCATCTTTTAACCTTTGAGCAGTTTAAGAACACTGTTCCTGCTCACGGAAAGGAGTGGAAGCGCCTGTATAGTCAGTTGCTGGTGCATTTTGTGCAGTTAAAAGTTTTTCCGGATGATATTGTAAAAGCCCTTGAAAAGTCGATTATTTCTCCGGCAGCTACAGCCAATGGAGAGACGGAGTTACTAAAAGTACTTCGAAAGTATAATCCTCATATTCCAGAAGGAGTTTGTTTGCTTTGTGATGTTCCTGTTGGTACGGTTTTTATGATTTCAAACGGGAAAATTTTTAAGAAAGGGGATCTTCGAAGAAAAAGATTCGTTTGCACAGAAATAAAGACAGGACTGTTATATACGATAAGTGCCATTACTGAAATTAAGCCCATCATCAATAGGCAAGGACAATAA
- the porW gene encoding type IX secretion system periplasmic lipoprotein PorW/SprE → MHNWKFRHNWILTGILLFSCSLIGAQPNTSVEIPKQEKYQNRVLTSEKTGNKKFTIPKRLYNNTVSHYNYYFNASNKLNDIISNAKLQHKENYRELLPFYNYSLNETSKGQIDSIIYKCTAGILLHDLRSDWVDQFYLLLGNAYLHRRDFDSATYVFNYINYAFAAKEDGYDLPIGSNVSSKSGAFSISTDEKRSFWKKISSPAPARNESFLLQARNFIEQEKMEEAESLLQILAADKFFPERLKTAWHEQYAYLLYKERKYDSAAFHLTKALSNATNNQETARWEYLAAQLYSMANKDSMAIVWFEKAIKQTIDPFLDVYARLNIAALSADGKKDAVNYHLSQLLSMAKREKYQAFRDLIYYAAAELAMSQKNYQQASGYLNKSIAFNEKNAEQKARSFYLLSEALYLQKNYIGASAAMDSVNAQLLSEKEVLKSGNIKIPLQKIAKGFLAVNREDSLQRIAALPTAERDAYINNLLKKLRKERGIKESDAEVGFGGNIIATTDLFGNTGSGGFYFTNNSLKTKGLSDFKAKWGNRPNIDNWRRQSAVDRNFSVASIDTEEKNNKSTAAAAPVLSFSSLQDSLPITPEKLLTSNNIVTASLLKNANIFQYELNDAVAAIETYELLSKRFSESAELEDVWFQLQNAYKKTSQIEKADSVKRLLQSFYPNGKNNKVLLNQGKEKTDPAVALYQDIYNQFISGEFEKALLKKQNADKQLGSSYWTPQLLYIESLYYLKKQEDSIAKNKLNNLVSMFKEHPLAEKAKTFLDVISRRKEIENYLSQLSIERPIEIPDKKIDLNSTKAEELPVAIKEPVKVTVPAAVPANTAIKAAPVERAIAPATYQFNASDSQFVVIAMYKVDPVFVSEARNAWNRFNQERYYNQKLPISVIRVNESEQLLIMGPFPNAAEASTYTDKNRPLATSRVTPWLEASKFSFAIISRYNLDLLLKKGETDTYWQMLRNLFPDKY, encoded by the coding sequence ATGCATAACTGGAAATTTAGACATAACTGGATCCTGACAGGTATTTTACTATTCAGTTGTTCACTTATTGGTGCGCAACCAAATACCTCAGTTGAAATTCCCAAACAAGAAAAATACCAGAACAGGGTATTAACTTCAGAAAAAACTGGCAATAAGAAATTTACAATACCCAAAAGGCTATATAATAATACCGTAAGCCATTACAATTATTATTTTAATGCCTCCAATAAATTAAATGATATTATCAGCAACGCTAAGTTGCAACACAAAGAAAATTACAGGGAACTATTGCCTTTTTACAATTATTCCCTGAATGAAACTTCTAAGGGTCAGATTGATAGCATTATATATAAATGCACAGCAGGCATTCTTTTACATGATCTTAGAAGTGATTGGGTAGATCAGTTTTATCTGTTATTGGGAAATGCCTATTTACATCGCAGAGACTTTGACTCTGCAACCTATGTTTTTAATTACATCAATTATGCTTTTGCTGCCAAAGAAGATGGATACGACCTTCCAATTGGAAGTAATGTAAGTAGCAAGAGTGGCGCATTCTCTATTAGTACAGATGAGAAACGTTCTTTCTGGAAGAAAATATCTTCACCTGCTCCTGCCAGAAACGAAAGTTTTCTTTTACAGGCCAGAAATTTTATTGAACAGGAAAAAATGGAAGAAGCTGAATCGCTTTTACAAATTCTGGCAGCAGATAAGTTCTTCCCTGAAAGACTAAAAACAGCATGGCATGAACAATATGCCTATTTACTTTATAAGGAAAGAAAATACGATAGTGCTGCTTTTCATTTAACAAAAGCACTATCCAATGCTACCAATAACCAGGAAACTGCCAGATGGGAATATTTAGCCGCACAGCTTTATAGTATGGCCAATAAAGACTCAATGGCTATTGTATGGTTCGAAAAAGCAATCAAACAAACCATTGATCCGTTTTTAGATGTGTATGCACGTTTAAATATTGCAGCATTATCTGCAGACGGAAAAAAAGACGCAGTTAATTATCATCTTAGCCAATTGCTTTCGATGGCAAAAAGAGAGAAGTATCAGGCATTCAGAGATCTGATATACTATGCTGCGGCAGAATTGGCAATGTCCCAGAAAAATTATCAACAGGCAAGTGGTTACCTCAACAAAAGCATCGCATTCAATGAAAAAAATGCCGAGCAAAAGGCAAGATCTTTTTACCTTTTATCTGAAGCACTTTATTTGCAAAAAAATTACATTGGAGCTTCTGCAGCAATGGACAGCGTGAACGCACAACTGCTCAGTGAAAAAGAAGTACTCAAATCGGGCAATATTAAAATTCCTTTACAAAAAATTGCAAAAGGTTTTTTAGCAGTGAACAGAGAAGATAGTTTGCAAAGAATTGCAGCCTTGCCTACAGCAGAAAGGGACGCATATATCAATAACTTATTAAAAAAACTGAGAAAAGAACGAGGAATAAAGGAAAGTGATGCAGAAGTCGGATTTGGGGGGAACATAATCGCTACTACTGATTTATTTGGCAATACAGGATCCGGAGGATTTTATTTCACCAATAATTCCTTAAAAACAAAAGGTCTTTCCGACTTTAAAGCAAAATGGGGCAACAGACCCAATATTGATAACTGGAGACGTCAGTCTGCTGTAGACAGAAACTTTAGTGTGGCGAGTATTGATACTGAAGAAAAAAACAATAAGAGCACAGCAGCGGCTGCACCTGTGCTAAGTTTTTCATCCCTGCAGGATAGCCTTCCGATAACACCAGAAAAACTATTGACCTCTAACAATATTGTAACAGCATCCTTATTAAAAAATGCAAACATTTTTCAGTACGAGCTGAATGATGCAGTAGCCGCAATTGAGACTTATGAACTATTGTCGAAAAGATTCTCTGAAAGTGCCGAATTAGAAGATGTATGGTTTCAATTACAAAATGCTTACAAAAAAACAAGTCAGATTGAAAAAGCAGACTCCGTAAAAAGATTGCTACAGTCTTTTTACCCTAACGGGAAGAATAATAAGGTTTTACTAAACCAGGGAAAAGAGAAAACGGATCCTGCAGTTGCCTTATACCAAGACATTTACAATCAGTTTATCAGTGGCGAATTTGAAAAAGCATTGCTTAAAAAGCAAAATGCAGACAAGCAACTAGGAAGCTCTTACTGGACTCCACAGTTACTTTATATAGAATCCCTTTACTATTTAAAAAAACAAGAAGATAGTATTGCAAAAAACAAACTGAATAATCTTGTCAGTATGTTTAAAGAACATCCTTTGGCAGAAAAAGCCAAAACATTTTTGGATGTAATCAGCAGAAGAAAAGAAATTGAAAACTATCTTTCCCAGCTTTCCATTGAAAGACCTATTGAAATTCCTGATAAAAAAATAGACCTGAATAGCACAAAGGCGGAGGAACTACCTGTTGCAATTAAAGAACCAGTAAAAGTTACCGTGCCAGCTGCAGTACCTGCAAATACTGCTATTAAAGCAGCCCCGGTAGAAAGAGCCATTGCTCCGGCAACTTACCAGTTTAATGCTTCGGATTCTCAATTCGTTGTTATAGCCATGTATAAGGTAGATCCGGTATTTGTTAGTGAAGCCCGAAATGCCTGGAATCGTTTTAACCAGGAGAGGTATTATAACCAAAAATTACCCATCAGCGTAATCAGGGTAAATGAATCCGAACAACTGTTAATCATGGGACCCTTCCCCAATGCCGCAGAAGCAAGTACTTATACGGATAAAAACAGGCCATTGGCAACCTCTAGAGTAACGCCCTGGCTGGAAGCGTCCAAATTTAGTTTTGCTATTATAAGCAGGTATAATCTGGATTTACTTTTAAAAAAGGGGGAAACAGACACTTACTGGCAAATGTTGCGAAATCTGTTCCCTGATAAATATTAA
- a CDS encoding transglycosylase domain-containing protein — translation MSKPVRIFWRIFFGGFAFVIILLAMLNFGWIGSMPDLDDIENPSASLASQVYAEDGTLMGKYYIEDRINVQYKDISKHIIEALIATEDERFYDHSGIDARSLGRAIFYLGSEGGASTITMQTAKNLFTENWSTKNFILRALQKIKEGIIAIKLERNFTKEEIITLYLNTVAYSDNVYGIRNASKTFFQKEPDRVNVEEAAVLIGMLKGATLYNPRRNPKLSLDRRNTVLNQMVRNNYLDPNQAEILKRQPIELNYKKLDETTGLGPYFRMILGEEMKKWCKENTKNNGDQYDLYRDGLKIYTTINPRMQLYAEEAVAKHMSYMQKLFNTQENIRTGSIWKGFEPILEQAIKQTDRWKNLKKEGLTDEENLRTFHEKVPMRVFAWNNNRGVDTVMTPFDSIKYHKQMLQAGFMVMDPLNGQIKAWVGGIDFKTFKYDHANINTKRQVGSTIKPLLYSLAIEEAGLNPNSPVQDVQQNFGQYGLVPATSKTCTGATIPMAIALAKSRNCASAYIMKQLDNTANNGAKRFVEFLEKCELKTKIDPYPSIALGACEISLIEMMQAYSMFPGRGFNAKPMYITRIEDRNGNVLATFTPQRKEVINDVTAYSVIKMMQGVLTNGTGAGIWGYGLPAGLQMAGKTGTTNNNSDAWFMGYTPQYLAGGWVGCDDRFIRFNSKNGEGGRAAMPIWAYFFNKASADPNCGIDTKLSFVKPEVMSNDIIIDYINGTNQILGGEGEDMGAGTSEDYEIPKNIKPEELGAESDIIIENKKSVPSIPTNTVPKPGPVTPNNNTPKPAADKPKLVLPPPVKKPGGNR, via the coding sequence ATGAGTAAACCGGTTCGTATATTCTGGCGTATATTTTTTGGAGGCTTTGCATTTGTAATCATATTACTGGCCATGCTAAATTTTGGCTGGATAGGAAGTATGCCTGACCTTGATGACATTGAAAACCCTTCAGCTTCTCTGGCCTCTCAGGTATATGCAGAAGACGGCACTTTAATGGGCAAATATTATATTGAAGACAGAATAAATGTTCAGTACAAAGACATCAGCAAACATATCATTGAAGCATTAATTGCTACAGAAGATGAGCGTTTTTATGACCATAGTGGTATTGATGCACGTTCTTTGGGAAGAGCCATTTTTTATCTAGGTAGTGAAGGCGGCGCTAGTACCATTACCATGCAAACGGCTAAAAACCTTTTCACAGAAAACTGGAGTACAAAAAATTTTATTTTAAGAGCCCTTCAAAAAATAAAGGAAGGCATTATAGCCATTAAACTGGAAAGAAACTTTACCAAAGAAGAAATCATTACCCTTTATTTAAATACTGTTGCATATAGTGATAATGTATATGGTATCAGAAATGCTTCTAAAACATTTTTTCAGAAAGAACCCGATCGAGTAAATGTAGAAGAAGCTGCCGTATTAATAGGTATGTTAAAAGGCGCAACCCTATATAATCCCAGACGCAATCCAAAATTATCATTGGACAGAAGAAATACCGTATTGAATCAGATGGTTAGAAATAACTATCTCGACCCTAACCAGGCAGAGATTTTAAAGAGACAACCCATAGAGCTCAACTATAAAAAACTGGATGAAACAACAGGCCTTGGCCCCTATTTCAGAATGATTCTGGGTGAAGAAATGAAAAAGTGGTGTAAGGAAAATACAAAGAACAATGGAGACCAGTACGACTTATACCGTGATGGATTAAAGATTTACACGACTATTAATCCTCGTATGCAATTGTATGCAGAAGAAGCGGTAGCCAAGCATATGAGCTACATGCAAAAGCTTTTCAACACACAGGAGAATATTCGTACAGGAAGCATCTGGAAAGGATTTGAGCCGATTCTCGAACAAGCCATCAAACAAACAGATCGTTGGAAAAATTTAAAGAAGGAAGGTTTAACAGATGAAGAAAACCTGCGTACCTTTCATGAAAAAGTACCCATGCGTGTTTTTGCATGGAACAACAACCGTGGAGTAGATACTGTTATGACTCCCTTCGACTCCATCAAATACCATAAACAAATGTTGCAGGCTGGTTTTATGGTAATGGACCCGCTTAACGGACAAATAAAGGCATGGGTGGGAGGAATTGATTTTAAAACGTTCAAATACGATCATGCCAATATCAATACCAAAAGACAGGTGGGCAGTACTATTAAGCCTCTTTTATACAGCTTGGCTATTGAAGAAGCAGGATTAAATCCAAACTCACCTGTGCAGGATGTTCAACAAAACTTTGGTCAATATGGATTGGTACCTGCTACTTCAAAAACCTGTACCGGAGCTACAATACCCATGGCCATTGCACTGGCTAAATCCAGAAACTGTGCTTCGGCTTATATTATGAAGCAATTGGACAATACGGCCAATAATGGTGCAAAAAGGTTTGTTGAGTTTTTGGAAAAATGTGAATTAAAAACCAAGATAGACCCTTATCCATCTATTGCATTGGGCGCCTGTGAAATCTCTTTGATTGAAATGATGCAGGCGTACAGCATGTTCCCCGGCAGAGGATTCAATGCTAAGCCTATGTACATAACCAGAATTGAAGATCGCAATGGCAATGTATTGGCCACTTTTACACCTCAGCGGAAAGAAGTCATCAACGATGTAACAGCTTATTCTGTAATTAAAATGATGCAGGGGGTATTAACCAATGGAACTGGCGCCGGAATCTGGGGTTATGGATTACCAGCGGGATTACAAATGGCTGGCAAAACAGGTACCACAAACAACAACAGTGACGCCTGGTTTATGGGATATACGCCACAGTATTTAGCAGGTGGATGGGTTGGTTGCGATGATCGTTTCATACGATTCAACAGCAAAAATGGGGAAGGTGGCAGAGCTGCAATGCCAATATGGGCTTACTTTTTTAATAAAGCATCGGCAGATCCTAACTGTGGAATTGACACAAAACTCAGTTTCGTTAAGCCAGAAGTAATGAGCAACGATATCATTATTGATTATATTAATGGAACCAATCAGATATTAGGTGGAGAAGGGGAAGACATGGGTGCTGGCACTTCAGAAGATTATGAAATTCCCAAAAACATAAAACCCGAAGAGTTAGGTGCAGAGTCTGATATCATTATTGAGAATAAAAAATCAGTTCCTTCTATTCCTACAAATACAGTCCCTAAACCTGGACCCGTTACGCCAAATAATAATACCCCAAAACCTGCGGCAGATAAACCTAAACTTGTTTTACCGCCTCCTGTTAAAAAGCCTGGTGGAAACAGATAA